The following coding sequences are from one Candidatus Aminicenantes bacterium window:
- a CDS encoding TolC family protein, with protein MRRIAALIASLAVLAALPVRMEARPGQGPETLTLTLDDSIRLALRQNLFYLAEKAKEDGASAAVREAVSGFFPTLNAQGQNVLDKKVFSVTFPSFVPGQPPTKVKLDFTRNYQFSLNFSLPLYAGGRLMAGFKQANLNLQSTQEGIRLSQQETVFNVKKAFYGVLLARAFVDVTGEAVDLADRHVKNVRNLYEAGMATRFDMLRSEVQSANLKPQLIRARNGLRAAELGLKTLLGLDLNQAIEVKGELSIKAVDVNVDENIARALAQRPEVNQLRYQKLMAAEMVKMAKAAYLPTLAVGGAYNYWADKLNFGRNTWESFYQINMVLSFPIFNGFVNSARLGQSQAALKQIDYSQRGLAETVKFEVQTAILGLQQARESLLSQEKNVEQALEAVRIAELNFTEGLVTNLDVSSVQVALSEARTNYTQALYDYAVAMAELEKAVGLNQDAYEK; from the coding sequence ATGAGAAGAATCGCCGCTCTGATAGCCAGCCTGGCCGTCCTGGCCGCACTCCCTGTTCGGATGGAGGCGCGCCCCGGTCAGGGGCCGGAGACGCTGACTCTGACCCTCGACGACAGCATCCGCTTGGCCCTGCGCCAAAACCTCTTCTACCTGGCCGAGAAGGCCAAAGAAGATGGGGCCTCGGCCGCCGTCCGCGAAGCCGTATCCGGATTCTTCCCGACCCTCAATGCCCAGGGTCAGAACGTGCTGGACAAGAAGGTCTTTTCCGTCACCTTCCCCTCGTTCGTCCCGGGCCAGCCGCCGACCAAGGTCAAGCTCGACTTCACCCGCAATTATCAGTTCTCCCTGAACTTCAGCCTGCCTCTCTACGCCGGCGGCCGGCTGATGGCGGGGTTCAAGCAGGCCAACCTCAACCTGCAGTCGACCCAGGAAGGCATCCGCCTGTCCCAGCAGGAAACCGTCTTCAACGTGAAAAAGGCCTTCTACGGCGTCCTGCTGGCGCGGGCCTTCGTGGACGTCACGGGCGAGGCGGTCGACTTGGCCGACAGGCACGTCAAGAACGTCCGCAACCTCTACGAAGCCGGGATGGCCACCCGCTTCGACATGCTCCGGTCCGAGGTCCAATCGGCCAACCTCAAGCCCCAGCTCATTCGAGCCCGCAACGGCCTGCGCGCGGCCGAGCTGGGCCTCAAGACCCTGCTCGGCCTGGACCTGAACCAGGCCATCGAGGTCAAAGGGGAGCTCAGCATCAAGGCCGTGGACGTGAACGTGGACGAGAACATCGCCCGAGCCCTGGCCCAACGGCCCGAGGTCAACCAATTGCGCTACCAGAAGCTCATGGCCGCCGAGATGGTCAAGATGGCCAAGGCGGCCTACCTGCCGACCCTGGCCGTCGGCGGCGCCTATAACTATTGGGCCGACAAGCTCAACTTCGGCCGCAACACCTGGGAGAGCTTCTATCAGATCAACATGGTCTTGAGCTTCCCCATCTTCAACGGCTTCGTCAACAGCGCCCGGCTGGGCCAGTCGCAGGCCGCCCTCAAGCAGATCGACTACAGCCAAAGGGGGCTGGCCGAGACCGTCAAGTTTGAAGTCCAGACGGCCATTCTGGGCCTCCAGCAGGCCCGCGAATCGCTTCTCTCGCAGGAGAAGAACGTCGAGCAGGCCCTGGAGGCCGTCCGGATCGCCGAGCTTAATTTCACCGAGGGCCTGGTCACCAATCTGGACGTCAGTTCCGTCCAGGTGGCCCTGAGCGAAGCCAGGACCAACTACACGCAAGCCCTCTATGACTATGCCGTGGCCATGGCCGAGCTGGAAAAAGCCGTCGGCCTGAACCAAGACGCCTACGAAAAGTAA
- a CDS encoding V-type ATP synthase subunit D, producing MAKAQLTKSGLKREQDDLKRYLRFLPTLELKKLQLLAEIRRVRARIEQLERESLEREKEIRPWAAVFAEETEMADWIRVSRVRTSLGNIAGIGIPILEDIEFEAACYDLRGTPLWVDRALPIVREEVRLRLLIGVALEQQAILRRELRTTIQRIKLFEEVKIPEAREAIRAIQIFLGDLRTAEVVRGKIAKAKIELKRAAEAAGSPV from the coding sequence ATGGCCAAGGCGCAATTAACCAAAAGCGGACTGAAGCGCGAGCAGGACGACCTCAAGCGCTACCTCCGTTTTCTACCCACCTTGGAGCTCAAGAAGCTGCAGCTTCTGGCCGAGATCCGGCGCGTCCGGGCCAGGATCGAGCAACTGGAGAGGGAAAGCCTGGAACGCGAGAAGGAGATCCGGCCGTGGGCGGCCGTTTTCGCCGAAGAAACCGAGATGGCCGATTGGATTCGCGTCAGCCGGGTCAGGACGTCTCTGGGGAACATCGCCGGCATCGGCATCCCCATCCTCGAGGACATCGAATTCGAAGCGGCTTGCTATGACCTCCGGGGCACGCCGCTGTGGGTCGACCGGGCCCTGCCGATCGTGAGGGAGGAAGTCCGGCTCCGGCTGCTGATCGGGGTCGCGCTAGAACAGCAGGCCATCCTCCGCCGGGAGCTTCGGACCACGATCCAACGGATCAAGTTGTTCGAGGAGGTCAAGATCCCCGAAGCCCGGGAAGCCATCCGGGCCATCCAGATCTTCCTGGGCGACCTGCGCACGGCCGAGGTCGTCCGAGGCAAGATCGCCAAGGCCAAAATCGAACTCAAGCGGGCCGCCGAAGCGGCCGGGAGCCCGGTATGA
- a CDS encoding V-type ATP synthase subunit A, whose protein sequence is MTGHITGINGNMLTASFEGAVTQNEVGFAISGDERLKAEVIRIRGNTAFLQVFESAKGLRVGDPVEFTGELLSVHLGPGLLGQIYDGLQNPLPRVAERYGYFLPRGVVLNALDPDKAWAFEPLVKPGDVVRAGAFLGSVPETQFRHHILVPFDWAGEYTVVSVRPAGPAKLPDVAAVLRDGRGEERACRLSFDWPIKIPIRAYREKFLPNEPLTTKVRIIDTFFPVAKGGTYCIPGPFGAGKTVLQQITSRNADIDIVIIAACGERAGEIVETMREFPTLTDPRTGRSLMERTIIIANTSSMPVAAREASVYTAATLGEYYRQQGLDVLLLADSTSRWAQAMREVSGRLEEIPGEEAFPAYLESRIAEFYERSGLVELESGGRGSLTIGGTVSPAGGNFEEPVTQATLKVVGAFHGLSRERSDARRYPAIHPLDSWSKYAGPVSEGIVHRARKILAKGAEVHQMMMVVGEEGTSLDDFIVYLKSEFLDAVYLQQNAFDPVDAATPPARQQRTAEAIDGILEARLDFADKERARSFFHDLRRLFLDQNALETDAQAFLEKDRAIRALLDGAARHA, encoded by the coding sequence ATGACCGGACACATCACCGGCATCAACGGCAATATGCTCACAGCCTCCTTCGAGGGCGCCGTCACCCAGAACGAGGTCGGCTTCGCGATCAGCGGCGACGAGCGGCTCAAGGCCGAGGTCATCCGCATCCGCGGCAACACCGCCTTCCTCCAGGTCTTCGAGAGCGCCAAGGGGCTCCGCGTCGGTGACCCGGTCGAGTTCACGGGCGAGCTTCTCTCGGTGCATCTCGGCCCGGGCCTGCTCGGCCAGATCTACGACGGCCTTCAGAATCCCCTGCCCCGGGTCGCCGAGCGTTACGGGTACTTTCTCCCCCGCGGCGTCGTCCTGAACGCCCTCGACCCGGATAAAGCTTGGGCTTTCGAGCCGCTCGTCAAACCCGGCGACGTCGTCCGGGCCGGCGCCTTCCTGGGCTCGGTGCCGGAAACCCAATTCCGCCACCACATCCTGGTCCCTTTCGATTGGGCCGGCGAGTACACGGTCGTCAGCGTCCGGCCGGCCGGTCCGGCCAAGCTCCCGGACGTCGCCGCCGTGCTCCGCGACGGCCGGGGCGAAGAGCGCGCATGCCGTCTATCGTTCGACTGGCCGATCAAGATCCCGATCCGGGCCTACCGGGAAAAATTCCTCCCCAACGAGCCCCTGACGACCAAGGTCCGGATCATCGATACGTTCTTTCCGGTGGCCAAGGGGGGGACCTACTGCATCCCCGGTCCCTTCGGCGCCGGCAAGACCGTCCTGCAGCAGATCACCAGCCGCAACGCCGACATCGACATCGTCATCATCGCCGCCTGCGGCGAGCGGGCCGGGGAGATCGTCGAGACGATGCGGGAGTTTCCCACCCTGACCGATCCAAGGACCGGCCGCTCGCTGATGGAGCGGACGATCATCATCGCCAACACCTCCTCCATGCCGGTCGCCGCCCGCGAGGCTTCGGTCTATACGGCGGCTACGCTGGGAGAGTATTACCGCCAACAGGGCCTCGATGTCCTGCTCCTGGCCGATTCCACGTCCCGCTGGGCCCAGGCCATGCGGGAAGTCTCGGGCCGGCTGGAGGAGATCCCGGGCGAGGAGGCCTTCCCCGCTTATCTCGAATCCAGGATCGCCGAGTTCTACGAGCGATCCGGACTGGTCGAGCTGGAATCCGGCGGCCGGGGCAGCCTGACCATCGGCGGGACGGTCAGCCCGGCCGGCGGCAATTTCGAGGAACCGGTCACCCAAGCCACCTTGAAGGTGGTCGGCGCCTTTCACGGCCTTTCCCGCGAGCGGTCCGACGCTCGCCGCTATCCGGCCATACATCCTCTGGACAGCTGGTCCAAGTATGCCGGACCGGTCTCCGAGGGGATCGTCCACCGGGCCCGGAAGATCCTCGCCAAAGGGGCCGAGGTCCATCAGATGATGATGGTCGTGGGCGAGGAAGGCACCTCGCTCGACGATTTCATCGTCTACCTGAAATCCGAGTTCCTGGACGCCGTCTATCTTCAGCAGAACGCCTTCGATCCCGTCGACGCGGCGACGCCGCCGGCCCGCCAGCAGCGGACGGCCGAAGCGATCGACGGCATCCTGGAGGCGCGGCTTGATTTCGCGGACAAGGAACGCGCCCGAAGCTTTTTCCACGACCTGCGCCGATTATTTCTCGACCAAAATGCCCTAGAGACGGATGCCCAGGCCTTCCTGGAGAAGGACCGAGCGATCCGAGCGCTGCTGGACGGAGCGGCCCGCCATGCGTAA
- a CDS encoding V-type ATP synthase subunit B, translated as MRKIHNKVLSVTGNVITVKAEGVAYEELATVSSRRGRSLAQVIKLDGDIVSLQVFAGSRGVSTRDEIEFLGHPMQAAFSPDMLGRIFSGSGRPRDNGPELTDHLIPVAGPPVNPAKRIIPRRMIRTNIPMIDVFNSLVASQKLPVFSVSGEPYNELLARIALQAEVDIIMLGGIGLKFDEYMKFRKALEEGGALARSILFVHTAADPVVEGLMVPDLCLAVAERFALDGKNVLVLLTDMTNFADALKEIAITMEQVPSNRGYPGDLYSQLAARYEKAVDFEGAGSVTILAATTMPGDDVTHPVPDNTGYITEGQLYLRHGRIEPFGSLSRLKQLVNGKTRKDHRAIMDGMVRLYAQSREAEEKRAMGFRMSPWDEKLLKYSRRFEAGMMDLTVNIPLEKALDFGWTILADCFKPEETGLRTDLIEEFWPRRAE; from the coding sequence ATGCGTAAGATCCACAACAAAGTCCTCAGCGTCACGGGCAACGTCATCACCGTCAAGGCCGAGGGCGTGGCCTATGAGGAGCTGGCCACGGTCTCGTCCCGGAGAGGCCGCTCCCTGGCCCAGGTCATCAAGCTCGACGGGGACATCGTCTCGCTCCAGGTGTTCGCCGGCAGCCGCGGCGTCTCGACCCGCGACGAGATCGAATTCCTCGGTCACCCGATGCAGGCGGCCTTCTCCCCGGACATGCTCGGCCGCATCTTTTCGGGCAGCGGCCGGCCGCGCGACAACGGCCCCGAGCTGACCGACCATCTCATTCCGGTCGCCGGGCCTCCGGTCAACCCGGCCAAACGGATCATCCCCCGGCGGATGATCCGAACCAACATCCCGATGATCGACGTTTTCAACTCGCTGGTGGCCTCGCAGAAGCTGCCCGTGTTCTCGGTCTCCGGCGAGCCTTACAACGAGCTGCTGGCCCGGATCGCCCTGCAGGCCGAAGTCGACATCATCATGCTGGGCGGCATCGGCCTGAAATTCGACGAATACATGAAGTTCCGGAAGGCCCTGGAAGAGGGCGGGGCCCTGGCCCGGTCCATCCTCTTCGTCCATACGGCCGCCGATCCGGTCGTCGAAGGACTGATGGTGCCCGACTTGTGCCTGGCCGTGGCCGAACGCTTCGCCCTGGACGGCAAGAACGTCTTGGTCCTGCTGACGGACATGACCAACTTCGCCGACGCCTTGAAGGAGATCGCCATCACCATGGAGCAGGTCCCATCCAACCGCGGCTACCCAGGGGATCTCTACAGCCAGCTCGCCGCCCGTTACGAAAAAGCCGTCGATTTCGAAGGAGCCGGCTCGGTCACCATCCTGGCCGCCACGACTATGCCGGGCGACGACGTCACCCATCCCGTCCCCGACAACACCGGCTACATCACCGAAGGCCAGCTCTATCTGCGGCACGGCCGAATCGAGCCGTTCGGAAGCCTCAGCCGGCTGAAGCAGCTGGTCAACGGCAAGACGCGCAAAGACCATCGGGCGATCATGGACGGGATGGTCCGGCTCTACGCCCAATCGCGTGAGGCCGAGGAAAAGCGGGCCATGGGCTTCCGGATGAGCCCCTGGGACGAGAAGCTGCTGAAATACAGTCGCCGCTTCGAAGCGGGCATGATGGACCTCACCGTCAACATCCCCCTCGAAAAAGCCCTCGACTTCGGCTGGACCATCCTGGCCGATTGCTTCAAGCCCGAGGAGACGGGCCTGCGAACCGACTTGATCGAGGAATTCTGGCCGCGCCGCGCCGAATAG
- a CDS encoding efflux RND transporter permease subunit: MKLPEFAVNKRVTTAMMALILVVVGAISYTRLGLDFFPDLEYPTVSVITSYRGASPEDIENSITRPLEQVVSSVNRVKKLTSTSSEGTSLLSVEFEWGTSLDFAAQDLRDQIGLYKNYLPKGASDPLVVKFNMGQMPVVFWGITGNRPATEMKKLVDDEVARRLERVEGVAAAQTASMSTREILVDVDKRSLLALNLSLNQVLGALAMDNVNMPAGHLVERHSDYLVRTLGEFESLDDIRATVVGATAKGSPIYVRDVAEVRDTLKETRYVGRIAGQDAVFLFVTKRSGANTAIVGAAVQKALESLAKALPPDIKFHMIMDQADMIKGVTKSTMDNAWQGGLLAIAVIFFFLWNWRPTLIIGLSIPLSIITTFIALYFAGFTLNLLTLGGLALGIGMLVDNSIVVIENMFRHVQMGKDAKEAAKAGTAEVGMAITASTLTTIVVFLPLTFAQGITGKLVTGLALSIVFSLIASLFVALTIVPMLGSILFRQKKGDARSIRKTIGRDFSRPQAFYRQGLNWALAHRKTVIFGTLGLFLASAALIPVLGTEFMPSMDMDMLLFKVSAPVGTALQETDRIATLIEKVIAAQPEVKIISLQVGSSAEDNPSDQGFGGSPTGPHEAQFFIGLQPIEKRKAKTIEVQERIRRQLPVFENVKVEAMDMTGTFMGGATSPVEIKIFGKELPDLRRFADDVVARIKDVPGIRDATHTLAQAKPEYHIRINRDRAARFGLTVNQVETAVQTATLGQVATRYREAGEEIDIRVRFKSEFRDSIQAVASTPILTPMGTSVALDQVAEVAAGQGPIQIARENQARRVSITANISGRDLGGVVRDVKARIAPVEKGLPAGYFLEIGGSYQQMSEAFLILAGVFALALLLVYMVMASQFESLKHPFIIMFTIPMCLIGIVLGLLIAGRPVNLPVWIGIIILAGVAVNNAIVMIDYTNQLWRGGMDKKKAVVEGAVTRLRPVLMTALTTILGTFPMAISRSSGADMRNPLGITLLGGLIATTLLTLFVIPVMYSLFEKVRFRDKKIKATT, from the coding sequence ATGAAGCTCCCGGAATTTGCCGTCAACAAGCGCGTCACGACGGCCATGATGGCCCTGATCCTGGTCGTCGTGGGCGCTATCTCCTACACCCGGCTGGGATTGGACTTCTTTCCCGACCTCGAATACCCGACCGTTTCCGTCATCACCAGCTACCGGGGCGCCTCTCCCGAGGACATAGAAAACAGCATCACCCGCCCGCTCGAGCAGGTCGTTTCCTCGGTCAACCGGGTTAAGAAGCTGACCTCGACATCTTCGGAGGGGACCTCTCTCCTCTCGGTCGAGTTCGAGTGGGGCACCAGCCTCGACTTCGCCGCCCAGGATCTGCGCGATCAGATCGGGCTGTACAAGAACTACCTGCCCAAGGGAGCGAGCGATCCGCTGGTCGTCAAGTTCAACATGGGCCAGATGCCGGTCGTCTTCTGGGGCATCACCGGCAACCGGCCTGCCACGGAGATGAAAAAGCTCGTCGACGACGAGGTCGCCCGCCGGCTGGAGCGGGTCGAGGGCGTAGCCGCGGCCCAGACCGCCTCCATGAGCACCCGGGAGATCCTGGTCGACGTCGATAAACGGTCCCTGCTGGCCCTCAACCTGTCGCTTAACCAGGTTCTGGGCGCCCTGGCCATGGACAACGTCAACATGCCGGCCGGTCACCTGGTCGAGCGGCATTCCGATTACCTCGTCCGGACCCTGGGCGAGTTCGAATCCCTCGACGACATCCGGGCCACCGTAGTCGGGGCTACGGCCAAGGGCAGCCCCATCTACGTGCGGGACGTGGCCGAGGTCCGCGATACCCTCAAGGAGACCCGCTACGTCGGCCGCATCGCCGGCCAGGACGCCGTTTTTCTATTCGTGACCAAGCGGTCCGGAGCCAACACGGCCATCGTCGGCGCCGCCGTCCAGAAGGCCCTCGAGTCCCTAGCCAAGGCCCTTCCGCCCGACATCAAGTTCCACATGATCATGGACCAGGCCGACATGATCAAGGGCGTGACCAAGAGCACGATGGACAACGCCTGGCAAGGCGGCCTGCTGGCCATCGCCGTGATCTTTTTCTTCCTGTGGAACTGGCGGCCGACCCTGATCATCGGCCTCTCCATTCCCTTATCCATCATCACGACTTTCATCGCCCTCTATTTCGCCGGCTTCACCCTGAACCTGCTGACCCTGGGCGGTCTGGCCTTGGGCATCGGCATGCTGGTCGACAACTCCATTGTCGTCATCGAGAACATGTTCCGCCACGTCCAAATGGGCAAGGATGCCAAGGAGGCGGCCAAGGCCGGAACGGCCGAGGTCGGCATGGCCATCACTGCCTCGACCCTGACGACGATCGTTGTCTTCCTGCCCCTGACCTTCGCCCAGGGCATCACCGGCAAGCTGGTCACCGGCCTGGCCCTATCCATCGTCTTCTCCTTGATCGCCTCGCTGTTCGTGGCCTTGACCATCGTGCCCATGCTCGGCTCGATTCTATTCAGGCAGAAGAAGGGCGATGCCCGATCCATTCGCAAGACGATCGGCCGCGACTTCAGCCGGCCCCAGGCCTTCTATCGCCAGGGCCTCAATTGGGCTCTGGCCCACCGCAAGACCGTCATCTTCGGCACCCTGGGCCTCTTCCTGGCCTCCGCGGCCCTCATCCCCGTCCTCGGCACGGAGTTCATGCCGTCCATGGACATGGATATGCTGCTCTTCAAAGTCAGCGCCCCGGTCGGGACGGCCCTTCAGGAAACCGACCGCATCGCGACGTTGATCGAGAAGGTCATCGCCGCCCAGCCCGAGGTCAAGATCATCAGCCTCCAGGTCGGAAGCTCGGCCGAAGACAATCCCTCGGACCAGGGCTTTGGGGGCTCTCCCACCGGCCCGCATGAGGCCCAATTCTTTATCGGGCTGCAGCCGATCGAAAAGCGCAAAGCCAAAACGATCGAGGTCCAGGAGCGGATCCGCCGGCAGCTTCCCGTTTTCGAGAACGTCAAGGTCGAGGCTATGGACATGACCGGAACCTTCATGGGCGGGGCCACCTCTCCCGTCGAGATCAAGATCTTTGGCAAGGAGCTGCCCGACCTGCGGCGCTTCGCCGACGACGTCGTGGCCCGGATCAAGGACGTGCCCGGCATTCGGGACGCCACCCATACCCTGGCTCAGGCCAAGCCCGAGTACCACATCAGGATCAATCGCGACCGGGCGGCCCGCTTCGGGCTGACCGTCAACCAGGTCGAGACCGCCGTTCAGACGGCTACTCTCGGTCAGGTAGCCACCCGCTACCGGGAGGCCGGCGAAGAGATCGACATTCGGGTCCGGTTTAAGTCCGAGTTTCGCGACTCTATCCAGGCCGTGGCTTCAACCCCCATTCTGACTCCCATGGGTACGTCCGTGGCCTTGGACCAGGTGGCGGAAGTTGCAGCGGGCCAGGGGCCGATCCAGATCGCCCGTGAGAACCAAGCCCGGCGCGTCTCGATTACCGCCAACATCTCCGGCCGCGATCTGGGCGGTGTGGTCCGCGACGTCAAGGCCCGCATCGCTCCCGTCGAAAAAGGCCTGCCGGCCGGCTATTTCCTCGAGATCGGCGGTTCCTATCAACAAATGAGCGAAGCCTTCCTTATCCTGGCCGGCGTCTTTGCCCTGGCCCTCCTGCTCGTCTACATGGTCATGGCCTCGCAGTTCGAGTCACTCAAACACCCCTTCATCATCATGTTCACCATCCCGATGTGCCTGATCGGAATCGTCCTCGGGCTGCTTATCGCCGGCCGGCCGGTGAACCTGCCGGTCTGGATCGGGATCATTATCCTGGCCGGCGTGGCGGTCAACAACGCCATCGTCATGATCGACTATACCAACCAGCTCTGGCGCGGCGGGATGGATAAGAAGAAAGCCGTGGTCGAAGGCGCCGTGACCCGGCTTCGCCCGGTTCTGATGACGGCTCTGACGACCATCCTGGGGACATTCCCCATGGCCATCAGCCGGTCCTCGGGTGCCGATATGCGGAACCCCCTGGGCATCACCCTGCTCGGCGGCCTGATCGCAACGACGCTTCTGACGCTCTTCGTCATCCCGGTCATGTACAGTCTGTTCGAGAAGGTTCGTTTCCGGGACAAAAAGATCAAAGCTACGACTTGA
- a CDS encoding efflux RND transporter periplasmic adaptor subunit translates to MKYLRLVAAFVLIVLAASTLPACKPSAKEAANPSAAAGAAATVVSVVPAARQTVSEKLTYTGTLEAWRKINITPETGGKVARILVEEGQRVAAGQLLAELDAESIGLQLRQAEAGLAVAQASYDNAVRTRDRMDRLQAQKAVSEQQSEQARLGFDAAKAQLEQARAGVALARHARASAVMTAPWAGIISSKNAQVGDVINPMMGGYGVVTLVDDSRIKVIVEVTPGDVGRLQKGHPALLRVSNGESSDHSGLISVINQTGDPLSKKFRVEVDVPNPGWKLRPGVYGTIVFEVQSHPNALAVPQKAILENKYVFLAENGKAVKHPVTLGLKNTTTIEVLDGLKEGDLVIIEGNFGLIEGSPVEIKK, encoded by the coding sequence ATGAAATATCTACGCCTTGTCGCCGCCTTCGTCCTGATCGTTCTCGCTGCCTCGACGCTGCCGGCCTGCAAGCCGTCCGCCAAAGAGGCCGCGAATCCGTCCGCCGCGGCCGGCGCCGCCGCGACTGTCGTCTCCGTCGTCCCGGCCGCGCGCCAGACCGTCTCCGAAAAGCTGACTTACACCGGAACGCTCGAGGCTTGGCGCAAGATCAACATCACCCCCGAGACCGGCGGCAAGGTGGCCCGCATCCTGGTCGAGGAAGGCCAGCGGGTCGCCGCCGGCCAGCTCCTGGCCGAGCTCGACGCCGAGTCCATCGGCCTCCAGCTCCGCCAGGCCGAGGCCGGACTGGCCGTGGCCCAAGCCTCCTACGACAACGCCGTCCGGACCAGGGATCGCATGGACCGTCTGCAGGCCCAGAAAGCCGTCTCCGAGCAGCAGTCCGAACAGGCCCGGCTGGGCTTCGACGCGGCCAAAGCCCAGCTCGAACAAGCCCGTGCCGGCGTCGCCCTGGCCCGTCACGCCCGGGCGAGCGCCGTCATGACCGCTCCCTGGGCCGGCATCATCTCGTCGAAGAACGCCCAAGTCGGCGACGTCATCAATCCGATGATGGGCGGATACGGGGTCGTGACCCTGGTGGACGACTCCCGGATCAAGGTCATCGTCGAAGTCACTCCCGGTGATGTGGGCCGCCTGCAGAAGGGGCATCCCGCCTTATTGCGCGTCAGCAACGGCGAGTCTTCGGACCATTCGGGTCTGATCTCGGTCATCAATCAGACCGGAGATCCGTTGTCCAAAAAGTTCCGGGTCGAGGTCGACGTGCCCAACCCGGGCTGGAAGCTCCGCCCCGGAGTCTACGGCACGATCGTCTTCGAGGTCCAGTCGCACCCGAATGCCCTGGCCGTGCCCCAGAAAGCGATTCTGGAGAACAAATATGTCTTCCTGGCCGAGAACGGCAAGGCCGTCAAGCATCCCGTCACCCTGGGCCTCAAGAATACGACCACGATCGAGGTGTTGGATGGGCTCAAGGAAGGCGATCTCGTCATCATTGAGGGCAACTTCGGCCTGATCGAAGGCTCGCCCGTCGAAATCAAGAAGTGA
- a CDS encoding V-type ATP synthase subunit K (produces ATP from ADP in the presence of a proton gradient across the membrane; the K subunit is a nonenzymatic component which binds the dimeric form by interacting with the G and E subunits), protein MITGFGDFNSSLVFAAIGSALGIGAAGMAAVGAWKKAFSLNKAAPFIMVAFVGAPLSQTFYGFLVRDAIRKAPWPAEAGLAPLLIGTLAGIAIGLSAYIQGKIGAKAADALGETGKGFANYLMAIGIIETVAIFVMVFVTMAMPKG, encoded by the coding sequence ATGATCACCGGATTCGGCGATTTCAACAGCTCGCTGGTTTTCGCGGCCATCGGCTCGGCTCTGGGCATCGGCGCCGCCGGCATGGCGGCCGTGGGCGCCTGGAAGAAGGCCTTCAGCCTGAACAAGGCCGCCCCCTTCATCATGGTCGCCTTCGTCGGGGCGCCCCTATCCCAAACTTTTTACGGCTTCCTGGTGCGGGACGCCATCCGCAAGGCTCCCTGGCCCGCGGAGGCGGGGCTGGCCCCGCTTTTAATCGGGACCCTGGCCGGAATCGCCATCGGCCTGTCCGCCTACATCCAAGGCAAGATCGGGGCTAAGGCGGCCGACGCCCTGGGCGAGACGGGCAAGGGCTTTGCCAACTACTTGATGGCGATCGGCATCATCGAGACCGTGGCCATCTTCGTCATGGTTTTCGTGACCATGGCCATGCCCAAGGGCTGA